CTATCTCGTCAAGCCGATCTTCGGTGACGTCTTGATGGACAAGGACGCCATCCCGAAGGAGCTGGCGACGGACAGCGCGACCCAGCCCACCGAGCATCGCGAGGGGGCGGCGGCCGCCGCAGCACGGGCCAAGGATGCGCTGAAGAGCAGCGTCGACAAGGCCTACCACGGGCTGCGTGAGCGGCTGGGAATCGGTCCGGCCGAGGTCGTCTATTTCGTCCCGCTGCTCTTCGTCTTCGTCTTCGTGCTTCGTGCCGTCGCGGACTTCGTCAACGGCTACGCGTTCCAGGAACTGGGTCTTGGCGGAACGACGGCGATGCGGAACGACCTCTTCCGCAAGGTACTCGATCAATCGAGTCGCTTCCACGCCAGTCATCCGACCGGCGAGCTGGTCAGCCGCATCGTCAGCGACGTGGCGGTGGTCCAGTCGGCGATCGCCAACCGAATGGTCGATCTCTTCCAGCAGTCGGTGACACTCGTCGCCCTGCTCGCGCTGCTGATCTCGACCAACCCGCGGCTGGCGTTCATCTGCCTCGTCGCCACGCCCGCCGTCGTCTATCCCATCGTGCGTTTCGGCAAGGGGATGAGACGCACCACGCATCGCAGCCAGGAGCGGATGGCCGACCTCGCCAACCTCGTGTCGGAGGCGGTGCGCGGTCATCGCGTCGTCAAGGCCTTCGGCATGGAGAGCTTCGAGGAGGCCCGGTTCGAGGCGGCGACGCGACGCCACCTCCGCGTCAACCTCAAAGGGCAGCTCCTCGCCAATCTGGCGAGCCCGGTCGTCGAGTCGGTCGCCGTGGTGGGCGGCGCCGGCTTCCTGATCTGGGCCGGGATCTCGATCCGCAACGGCCAGATGTCGCCCGCCGACGTCGTCCAGTTCCTGTTCAACCTGGTGGCGCTCTACGACCCGATCCGCAAGTTGAACAAAGTGAACCTCATCGTCCAGCAGTCGGTCGCCGCGATCCAGCGGATCCGCGGACTGATGGAGTTGCCCGTCGACGTCGTGGACCGCCCGGAGGCGCGGCCGGCGACGTCCTTCAGCCGCGAAATCGCCTTTGCCGACGTGCACTTTCGCTACGAGACCGGCGACGAAGTCCTGCGGGGCATTGACCTGACGATTCGCCGCGGCGAGGTCGTCGCCCTCGTCGGCCCGTCCGGCGCCGGCAAGTCGACGATGGCCAACCTGCTGCCGCGGTTCTTCGACGTGACGGGCGGACAGGTGCAGCTCGACGGGGTCGACATCCGCGATCTCACGCTGGCAAGCCTGCGCTCCCAGATCGGCCTGGTCACCCAGGAGACCTTCCTCTTCGACGACACGGTGCGCAACAACATCGCCTACGGGCGCGCGGGAGAGCTCCCGCTCGATCGCGTGCGAGAGGCGGCCGCGGCAGCCTACGCCGACGAGTTCATCCTCGAGCTGCCGCAGGGGTACGACACCCCGATCGGTGAGGCGGGCCACCGGTTGTCCGGCGGACAGAGGCAGCGCCTGGCGATCGCCCGGGCGCTGCTCAAGGACGCACCGATTCTCATCCTCGACGAGGCGACCTCGCAGCTCGACGTCGAGTCCGAAGCCTGGGTCCAGAAAGCTCTCTTCAACCTGATGCAGGGCCGCACGACGCTGGTGATCGCCCACCGACTGTCGACGATTCAACGAGCGGATCGGATCGTCGTCCTGGAGAACGGGCGGATCGTCGAGACGGGAACCCACGACGAGCTTCTCGGTCAAGCCGGGGTCTACCGACGCCTCCACGAGTTGCAGTTCCAGGGATGAACCGGGAAGCGGAGCCGACCAGCGGAGGGCCGATGGCCGCCCTCGTCGCGTGGGCTGCCGCCTGGTTCATCCGGGCTCTGCGCTGCACGGTCCGCCTCCGCTTCCACGAGGACGGGGAGCTCCGCCGGCTCGAAGATCACGACGAACGGTTCATCCTGGCTTTCTGGCACCGGCACCTGCTCCTCATGCCCTACGCTTACCGCGGTCGTGGGATCAGCGTCCTGATCAGCCGGAGCCGCGATGGCGAGCTCATCGCGCGGACCGTTGCGCATTTCGGCATCGACTCGTGTCGCGGCTCTTCGAGCCGGGGAGGCGCAGCGGGATTGCGCGACCTGCTTCGTCGTGCTCGGTCGGGGTCCGATCTCGCGTTCACTCCCGACGGACCACGCGGCCCGGTCGGAGTCGTGCAGCCGGGCGTAATTGCCGCGGCGGCCGCAACCGGCTGGCCAATCGTGCCGATCGCCATGGCCGCGTCGCGCTGTCGACGCCTGCGCAGCTGGGATCGCTTCGTGGTTCCGCTCCCGGGGGCGCGGGTTCAATTCGTGGTGGGGGAGGCCCTGGCGGTCGGGCGAGGGGACGATCCGGAGATCGCGGCGCTCGAGCTGGCGCGTCGCCTGGACGGAGCCGAGGAGCGAGCCGCCAGGTTCGCAGGAGGGAAATCCTCATGAAGAGCATGACCGGGTCGGGTACCGGCGAGGGCACGACGCCGAAGGCGCGAGTTTCGGCGAAGGTGTCGAGCGTCAATCACCGGTTCCTCGACGTGCAGCTTCGCCTGCCCGAGGCGCTCTCCGGGCTCGAGCCTGCGGTACGCGAGGCCGTAGCGAGCCGTGTGACCCGCGGGAGATTGGAGATTCAGGTCCGGGTCGATTCCACGGACGACGCCGCGCTCACCCTGCAAGTCGACCGCTCGGCCGTCCGCGCCCTTCGCCGGGAGCTCATCGATCTCGCGTCGGAAGGGCTGATCGACGACGCCCGACTCGAAGCCCGTGACCTGCTGCGAGTGTCCCACCTGCTGCGCTTCGCCAGCGACGACGGTGGAACGGACGATTCCTTGCTCGCCGTCGCCCAGTCGGCGATCGGTCAGGCGCTCGACCAGCTGTCCGCGGCGCGCGAACGCGAGGGCTCGCGTGTCGGCGAGGCGATCGCCGAACGGATCGTCGTCTTCCGGTCGCTCGTCGCGCGGGTCGCGGAACGTCGCGAGACGTTGCGCAGCGAGCTGCTCGGCAACTTGCGACGCCGGCTCGAGGTGCTGCTCGACGGACGCGAGGTGCCGGAAGATCGGCTCGCGGTCGAGATCGCCATCCTCGCCGATCGCGCCGACGTCTCCGAGGAGATCGATCGACTCCAGGCGCACCTGGACCACTTCGTCGAGCTGATGGCGGCGGACGGCGCCGTCGGCAAGCGGCTCGACTTCCTCTGCCAGGAGCTGCTGCGCGAAGTCAACACGCTCGGCTCGAAGTGCCGCGATGCCGCGACGACGCGCGAAGTGCTCGAAGCCAAGCAACTCTGCGAGCAGATTCGCGAACAGGTTCAGAACGTCGAATGACCCAGACCAGCGCACCCGGAGCCTAGTGATGCCGCGAGGTGATCTGTTCCTCATCTCCGCCCCCTCGGGGGGTGGCAAGACGACCCTGATGAAGGCGCTCGAGGAGAAACTGGGAGCCGCCTCCAACCTCGCGTTCGTGGTCAGCCACACGACGAGAAGACCGCGGGCCGGCGAGCTGCCCGGGGTCGACTACCACTTCGTGGACGACCAGACCTTCGATCGGATGCTGGAGGACGGGGAGTTTCTCGAGTGGGCTCCGGTTCACGGCCACCGATACGGTACCGCGGCCATGGAAGTCGTTCCGCTGCTCGAACGTGGACTCGATGTCATCCATGACCTCGACGTCCAGGGGACCGAGCGCCTCGTCCAGTCCTTGCCGGAGGCGCATACGGTCTTCGTCCTCCCCCCGAGCTATGCGGAGCTTGCGCGACGACTGTCAGCGCGGGCGGCCGACCCGCCAGCGGAAATCCTCGTCCGGCTTGGCGTATCTCTCTCAGAAATCGAACGTTACGAGCGATACGACTATGTTATTATCAACCGCGATCTGGCCACGGCCGTCGAGGCCCTGGTGGGGATCGTGTTGGAAAAGCGTCACCGGCGGGTGCGGATGCGCGAGGCGGCCGAGTCCATCCTTGCGGATTTCCGTGCCAAGCTGCGGAGCGATTCCGCGGGTTGACCCGACCGCATTCCCGAAGCCGAGGAGCCGATGGATCGAATTCCCGAGCGTATCGACAGCACTTTCCGTTTCGTCCTTCTGGCCGCACGGCGCGCCGAGCAGTTGATCCAGGGGGCGCCGGCCAAGGTGGAGCAGACCCACGCGAAGCC
This genomic window from Holophagales bacterium contains:
- a CDS encoding YicC family protein, yielding MKSMTGSGTGEGTTPKARVSAKVSSVNHRFLDVQLRLPEALSGLEPAVREAVASRVTRGRLEIQVRVDSTDDAALTLQVDRSAVRALRRELIDLASEGLIDDARLEARDLLRVSHLLRFASDDGGTDDSLLAVAQSAIGQALDQLSAAREREGSRVGEAIAERIVVFRSLVARVAERRETLRSELLGNLRRRLEVLLDGREVPEDRLAVEIAILADRADVSEEIDRLQAHLDHFVELMAADGAVGKRLDFLCQELLREVNTLGSKCRDAATTREVLEAKQLCEQIREQVQNVE
- the rpoZ gene encoding DNA-directed RNA polymerase subunit omega; its protein translation is MDRIPERIDSTFRFVLLAARRAEQLIQGAPAKVEQTHAKPTRVAVQEIQRDLVSWDYGPPPVEEVPPSEAPSAEPPAEI
- a CDS encoding ABC transporter ATP-binding protein, translated to MSLGRFLLKYFGRYAAWAVVAVLATLVFAASSVCAVYLVKPIFGDVLMDKDAIPKELATDSATQPTEHREGAAAAAARAKDALKSSVDKAYHGLRERLGIGPAEVVYFVPLLFVFVFVLRAVADFVNGYAFQELGLGGTTAMRNDLFRKVLDQSSRFHASHPTGELVSRIVSDVAVVQSAIANRMVDLFQQSVTLVALLALLISTNPRLAFICLVATPAVVYPIVRFGKGMRRTTHRSQERMADLANLVSEAVRGHRVVKAFGMESFEEARFEAATRRHLRVNLKGQLLANLASPVVESVAVVGGAGFLIWAGISIRNGQMSPADVVQFLFNLVALYDPIRKLNKVNLIVQQSVAAIQRIRGLMELPVDVVDRPEARPATSFSREIAFADVHFRYETGDEVLRGIDLTIRRGEVVALVGPSGAGKSTMANLLPRFFDVTGGQVQLDGVDIRDLTLASLRSQIGLVTQETFLFDDTVRNNIAYGRAGELPLDRVREAAAAAYADEFILELPQGYDTPIGEAGHRLSGGQRQRLAIARALLKDAPILILDEATSQLDVESEAWVQKALFNLMQGRTTLVIAHRLSTIQRADRIVVLENGRIVETGTHDELLGQAGVYRRLHELQFQG
- the gmk gene encoding guanylate kinase — translated: MPRGDLFLISAPSGGGKTTLMKALEEKLGAASNLAFVVSHTTRRPRAGELPGVDYHFVDDQTFDRMLEDGEFLEWAPVHGHRYGTAAMEVVPLLERGLDVIHDLDVQGTERLVQSLPEAHTVFVLPPSYAELARRLSARAADPPAEILVRLGVSLSEIERYERYDYVIINRDLATAVEALVGIVLEKRHRRVRMREAAESILADFRAKLRSDSAG
- a CDS encoding lysophospholipid acyltransferase family protein, coding for MAALVAWAAAWFIRALRCTVRLRFHEDGELRRLEDHDERFILAFWHRHLLLMPYAYRGRGISVLISRSRDGELIARTVAHFGIDSCRGSSSRGGAAGLRDLLRRARSGSDLAFTPDGPRGPVGVVQPGVIAAAAATGWPIVPIAMAASRCRRLRSWDRFVVPLPGARVQFVVGEALAVGRGDDPEIAALELARRLDGAEERAARFAGGKSS